A single region of the Musa acuminata AAA Group cultivar baxijiao chromosome BXJ1-11, Cavendish_Baxijiao_AAA, whole genome shotgun sequence genome encodes:
- the LOC135583006 gene encoding pentatricopeptide repeat-containing protein At5g56310-like produces the protein MPRRIPRFRWPLHSLHPPPPFLERTRRPPLSLLADRCASMRQLKQVHAQMIVSARIADNYAASRLLSFAALSPSGDLPHALRLFRATPLPNSFMWNTLIRALAASPSPATAVALFSEMLQVGTPSGKHTFPFLLKACACLPSPSIARQVHAHVLKRGFHVDPYVVNGLVRCYGVHGHLGDARRLFDGLREKNLIVWTTMISSYAQNFCSNEALLLFDRMIGAGVEPCNATLASVLSACARSGGLDLGQQIHSFIREKGIEVGVILGTALVDMYAKNGAITAALELFRQMPEKNTVTWNAVICGLAHHGLANAALDLFHQLEREQVQPNDVTFVGVLSACCHAGFLKLGRQIFDSMEKTYKIEPKVEHYGCMVDLLGRCGNLLEAERLIKGMKCGADVVVLGALLTACKNHGNIDIAERVVNEMLRLDPGNHGVYVVLSNVYAEVGRWKDVTRLRKVMRVGGLKKIPGWSCVEGDVS, from the coding sequence ATGCCACGAAGGATTCCCCGCTTCCGATGGCCGTTGCACTCCctgcatcctcctcctcctttcctcGAGCGCACCCGACGGCCGCCGCTCTCCCTCCTGGCCGACCGCTGCGCTTCCATGCGTCAGCTCAAACAGGTGCATGCCCAAATGATCGTCTCCGCCCGCATTGCCGACAACTACGCCGCAAGCCGCCTCCTTTCCTTCGCTGCCCTCTCCCCGTCCGGCGACCTTCCCCACGCCCTCCGCCTCTTCCGCGCCACCCCCCTCCCCAACTCCTTCATGTGGAACACCCTCATCCGCGCCCTCGCCGCTTCCCCCTCTCCCGCCACTGCCGTCGCCCTCTTCTCTGAGATGCTGCAGGTTGGCACCCCTTCCGGCAAGCACACCTTTCCTTTCCTCCTCAAGGCCTGCGCTTGTCTCCCCTCCCCCTCCATCGCGCGGCAGGTCCACGCTCATGTCCTCAAGCGCGGGTTCCATGTGGACCCCTATGTCGTCAATGGCTTGGTCCGCTGTTACGGTGTTCATGGTCATCTCGGGGATGCCCGGAGGCTGTTCGATGGATTGCGCGAAAAGAATCTAATCGTCTGGACCACGATGATAAGCTCTTATGCGCAGAATTTTTGCTCCAATGAAGCTCTCTTACTTTTTGACCGGATGATCGGAGCGGGTGTCGAACCATGCAATGCCACTCTGGCTTCCGTGCTGTCGGCTTGTGCTAGATCTGGTGGGTTGGACTTGGGGCAGCAGATTCATTCGTTTATAAGGGAGAAGGGAATAGAAGTGGGAGTCATTCTCGGCACTGCTTTAGTGGATATGTATGCTAAGAATGGTGCGATCACAGCCGCACTTGAGCTGTTCAGGCAAATGCCAGAGAAGAACACAGTGACATGGAACGCTGTGATCTGTGGTTTGGCTCATCATGGCCTTGCCAATGCAGCTCTTGATCTGTTCCACCAGTTGGAGAGGGAGCAGGTCCAACCAAACGATGTAACTTTTGTAGGTGTCCTGTCAGCTTGTTGCCATGCTGGCTTTCTCAAACTAGGGCGCCAGATTTTTGATTCCATGGAAAAGACCTACAAGATTGAGCCAAAGGTGGAGCACTATGGGTGCATGGTTGATCTTCTTGGCCGGTGCGGGAATCTATTAGAGGCTGAGCGTTTAATTAAAGGAATGAAATGCGGGGCTGATGTGGTCGTTCTAGGAGCTTTGCTGACCGCCTGCAAGAACCATGGGAACATCGACATTGCAGAGAGGGTGGTCAATGAAAtgcttagattggatcctggaaacCATGGTGTTTATGTTGTTCTGTCCAATGTGTATGCAGAGGTGGGAAGATGGAAAGATGTTACGAGGTTGAGGAAAGTGATGAGGGTTGGAGGTTTGAAAAAGATTCCTGGATGGAGCTGTGTAGAGGGTGATGTTAGCTAA